DNA from Gemmatimonadota bacterium:
AGCATTCGCATGACGCTCTTCCCGTGGTTGGTTCTTGGCAGCTACCCGAATGCCGCCTTCGGCTTCTCCGATCGTGAGTGGGTCGTGCAGCTCGGGCTGGCCTCACCGGAGTTCTACCTCGGGTCTACCTCGCCGATCACCGTCTCCGTCGTCGCCATCTGCGCCAAGGTGAACTGACGTCGCGGGAGATCCACTTCTCTGCTAGTACAGTCGGGCATAGATGTGCCGCCGGTGCTGCGGTACCCCCTTCGGCACGCGCTTCGTGAATTCGTCACGCAGCGACTGGCCTGTTGGTGACGTCACCACGACTCCGCGCTCGATCGCCACGATCTTCCCGTTCAGAGGGGCGAAGATCGCGTAGCTCACACTGTCCCCGGCGACCTGCGCGTAGCAGCGCCCGCTCTCGCCAGCCGCAAAGGTGGCGAGCGGTTCGTCGATCCTGCGGCACGCGAGGTCGACGAGCTTGGCTCCTGCCGGCCCTCCGGCGCGCTCCACCACGCGGAAGCCATCGCTGGTCGGCATGAGGATGAGCGTCTCACCGTTGGGCGCGCCGGCATCGGCGGGGCCGTTCGCCGAGTCGCGCACCCACGTCCCCATCATGCGGGCGAACGGGTCGGGGGCAGCCCCGGGAGGCGGCGGCGGAGCAAAGGCCGCCATCTGGCCCACGAACTCCGCCAGCCCCGCCGGCGGAAGGGCACGATAGCCCAGCACGTCCGACAGGTGATCGAAGTGCTGCGTCAGGTACCCCGGCTGCACCAGCGCCTTCGGGTAGTGCGCCGCGTACCCCTCAAAGATGAAACGCAGCGCATCGTAGCCGGCGATGAGCGGGATCGATCCATGATCCTCGCCGTCATAGTACTTGTAGCCGTATCGAATCCCCGACGTGTTGGCGTCCTTGATGATGCTGTTGAGCGCCAGGATGTTGTTGACGTTGAGAACCGTCCCCGAATCGTACGGGGTGATGTTGTTCGCCTGCGCGATGAAGAGGGTACGTGCCGGCGGTGCCGGCTTCCCGAAGAAGTCGCGCGCCATCCGTACCATGAGCCGGTCGTCGAACCAGAGAGTCGGGTCGATCGCCACGTAGGCGTTGAAGGTCTCGGGGATCGTGTAGAGGGCGTTGAGGACCGCCAGTCCACCTAACGAATGCCCCACGAAGAGCCGATAGGGGGCGGTGCGATACGCCGAATCGACGTGCGGGATGAGTTCGGACTTGAGGAACTGCAGGAAGTTCGGATTCCCGCCGGTGATGTCCCACCCCGGGGGGAGCGGATTGCCGTACGGGTCCTTGGTGACGCGCGTCGGCGTGAGGTCGCGCCGGCGATTGGCGACGGGGATCGCGATGACGATCATCTCGGGGATGGCATACGTCCCGCCCACTCCGGTCGACAGCATCTGGAGCACGCCGGTGACGGAGTGGAAGTGCACATCACCGTCGAGCAGGTAGAGCACCGGATACGCGCGCGGGACCCGCGTCGGCGCGCCGTACGCCGGCGGGGTGTACACCAGGTACGGGCGCCGCTCCTTGAGCGTGGGCGACCAGAGGGTGTCGATGGTGCCGACGGTGAGCGCCGGTGTCGGTACCGTCGTCGACGATGGACGCTGCCCCGACGCTCGGGCCGACGCCGCGCAGGCTAGACCGGTCACGACGGCGAGAAGGAAGCGCGAGCAGGGGATCATCGGTTCAACTCTCGTGGTGCGCGGGCCGGCATGGGCCGCGAAGATTCGAGGACGGAACGGCCTGCGTGCGGCGGCACGCCGCCCGTGCGAGGCAGGGTGCATGCTGGGCGAGCGGGAGGGTCACGACAACGCCTCCAGCAGCCGCTCGATGTCGGCCATGTCGTTGTAGACCGATGGGGAGATGCGCATCCAGTTGGCGGCGACGCGCACGTTTATCCTGGCCTCGGCGAGTCGCTTGGGGACGTCGCTCTCCAGCAGTCCCTTGCGTGCGAACGTCACGATGCCACTGGTTGCGCCTGCCGGCGTGACCGCAGCGAAACCCAGCCGGGGCATCTCCTGCTGCAGCCGGGCGATGAGCGGCAGGCGGTGCGCCTGGATGTTCGCGGGCCCGAGGGCCTGCACGTAGACCAGCGAACTGGCGAGCAGTGCGACGCCGACCTCGGCGCTCCCCGTCAGCGACCCCATCTCGAACAAGCCGGCGGCGTTGCGGCTGAACTCGTATGTCACGGGCTCGTACGCTCCGACTGGAAGATGTGGCGGATAGTTTGGCTCTGCCGACGCCGCCTGGTAGTAGCTCACCACGGGACGCGTGACCTTGTCCCACACCTCCTCGCGCGCGTACAGGAAGCCGAGCCCGAAGTCACCCATCAGCCACTTGAAGCTCGAGCAGGCGGCAAAGTCGATCCCGCTCGCCTTCACGTCGAGCGGTTCGGCGCCGGCGGCGTGCACGATGTCGACGTAGACCAGGGCACCGTGCGCGTGCGCGAGGTCGGCGACCGCCTTGAGGTTGTGCTGGAAGCCGTTGTACATCGCCGCCGCCGAGATCTCGATGAGGCGCGTCTTGTGGTCGACGGCGCGCTCGAGGTCGCGGAAGTCGATCCGCGCATCGGCCGTGGGCGGAACCACGCGCACGTCGAGCCCGCGCCGGCGCAGCACGTCGAGGTTCATCAGCGCCCCCTCGAAGTGCAGTCCGTCGGTCACCACGTTGCCGTCGCGCCGATGCTCGAGTTCCAACGCGCGCACCACCAGGTTCTCGCCGGCGCTGGTGCTGGAGACGTGGGCAATCTCGCTGGGCTTGGCGTTGATGAGCTGGGCGAAGAGCGCCTTGGGCGTCGACCGGGCGGGATTGGGGGGCGGGGCCATTGTGGGACGCATCGTCCCGCGCCACTCGGCGGCTCGGCGCGCCGCCTCGACCGAGACGCGCGGGATCGGGTGCGTGTATGCGGCGTTGAGAAAGGTCGTCCCCTCCTCGATGGCAAAGTCGGCCTTGCGTGGAAGGGCCGCACCGGGGGGCGGCATCGTCGCCACGGGAGCGTTCCGCGCGTTCTCGCTATCGCTCGTTAGGCCGAGCCCACGAACAGCGGCGATCCCCCCCAATGCGCCCAGCAGTTGCCGCCGATCCATGCTCATGGTGCGTGTCCCGTTCGACGTGGTGACGCAAATGTACCCCCAACGGGGCGCGGGTGCGTTCCCTGGTGCGCGACGCCGACGACGGCACGCGCATCGACGTGAACCGCCACCGGCCGCGTGACGCGCCGCACCAACTGGCGCCGACTCGCCGCGGCACGCACCTTTCGACCACCCACCCCACCGCCGGAGCCGCTCGTGTCCCTGCGCCCCATCGCCGTCCTGGCGATCGCCCTGTCTGCCCTCCCGCTGCACCTCGCCGCCCAAGCCACGTCACCGCTCGATCCGCTGGCCAAGGAAATCGACACGCGCCTCGAGCAGGTGATGCCCAAGGTCATTGCCTGGCGTCGCGACATCCACGAGCACCCCGAGCTCTCGTTCGAGGAAAAGCGCACCTCGGCGCTCGTGGAGAAGCACCTGCGCGCCCTCGGCCTCGAGGTGCGGGCCCCTGTGGGCAAGACCGGCGTGGTCGGCATCCTCAAGGGAGGCAAGCCGGGCCCAGTCGTCGCGCTGCGTGCCGACATGGACGGTCTCCCGGTGACCGAACAGGTCGACCTCCCGTTCAAGAGCAAGGTGCGCACGATGTACAACGGGATGGACGTGGGCGTGATGCACGCCTGCGGCCACGACAACCACGTCGCGATCCTCATGGGCGTGGCCGAGGTGCTCACCGGGATGAAGGCGAAGATCCCGGGGACGATCGTCTTCCTCTTCCAGCCGGCCGAGGAAGGACTGGGCGGGGCGCAGGCGATGGTCGAGGACGGGGCGCTCAAGGATCCGCGCCCGTCGGCGATCTTCGGGCTGCACGTCTGGCCATCGTCGTTAGGCTCGATCAGCACGCGCGCGGGCGGCTTCATGGCGGCCGCCGACGGGCTGGCCATCAACGTGAAGGGGCGGCAGACGCACGGCTCGTCGCCGTGGCGCGGCGTCGACCCGATCCCGGTGGCCGCGCAGATCATCATGGGGCTGCAGACGGTCGCCTCGCGGCAGATCGACGTGACGTCGGCGC
Protein-coding regions in this window:
- a CDS encoding aminotransferase class V-fold PLP-dependent enzyme, yielding MSMDRRQLLGALGGIAAVRGLGLTSDSENARNAPVATMPPPGAALPRKADFAIEEGTTFLNAAYTHPIPRVSVEAARRAAEWRGTMRPTMAPPPNPARSTPKALFAQLINAKPSEIAHVSSTSAGENLVVRALELEHRRDGNVVTDGLHFEGALMNLDVLRRRGLDVRVVPPTADARIDFRDLERAVDHKTRLIEISAAAMYNGFQHNLKAVADLAHAHGALVYVDIVHAAGAEPLDVKASGIDFAACSSFKWLMGDFGLGFLYAREEVWDKVTRPVVSYYQAASAEPNYPPHLPVGAYEPVTYEFSRNAAGLFEMGSLTGSAEVGVALLASSLVYVQALGPANIQAHRLPLIARLQQEMPRLGFAAVTPAGATSGIVTFARKGLLESDVPKRLAEARINVRVAANWMRISPSVYNDMADIERLLEALS
- a CDS encoding alpha/beta hydrolase gives rise to the protein MIPCSRFLLAVVTGLACAASARASGQRPSSTTVPTPALTVGTIDTLWSPTLKERRPYLVYTPPAYGAPTRVPRAYPVLYLLDGDVHFHSVTGVLQMLSTGVGGTYAIPEMIVIAIPVANRRRDLTPTRVTKDPYGNPLPPGWDITGGNPNFLQFLKSELIPHVDSAYRTAPYRLFVGHSLGGLAVLNALYTIPETFNAYVAIDPTLWFDDRLMVRMARDFFGKPAPPARTLFIAQANNITPYDSGTVLNVNNILALNSIIKDANTSGIRYGYKYYDGEDHGSIPLIAGYDALRFIFEGYAAHYPKALVQPGYLTQHFDHLSDVLGYRALPPAGLAEFVGQMAAFAPPPPPGAAPDPFARMMGTWVRDSANGPADAGAPNGETLILMPTSDGFRVVERAGGPAGAKLVDLACRRIDEPLATFAAGESGRCYAQVAGDSVSYAIFAPLNGKIVAIERGVVVTSPTGQSLRDEFTKRVPKGVPQHRRHIYARLY
- a CDS encoding amidohydrolase, with product MPKVIAWRRDIHEHPELSFEEKRTSALVEKHLRALGLEVRAPVGKTGVVGILKGGKPGPVVALRADMDGLPVTEQVDLPFKSKVRTMYNGMDVGVMHACGHDNHVAILMGVAEVLTGMKAKIPGTIVFLFQPAEEGLGGAQAMVEDGALKDPRPSAIFGLHVWPSSLGSISTRAGGFMAAADGLAINVKGRQTHGSSPWRGVDPIPVAAQIIMGLQTVASRQIDVTSAPAVITIGMIQGGNRGNIIPDSVVMIGTIRTFDQAMRAEIHERVKRTAEDIARSAGATATVEISGGGLITQNDAALLDKMSPTLKRTAGEGGLRTINPVTGSEDFPVFTKEIPGIFYFLGVAPKGADLAKQPANHSPLFFADEGALPTGVRSLANLAVDYLKSGGLKASSVQ